One part of the Entelurus aequoreus isolate RoL-2023_Sb linkage group LG05, RoL_Eaeq_v1.1, whole genome shotgun sequence genome encodes these proteins:
- the serpinf1 gene encoding pigment epithelium-derived factor: MKLTSPLLVLVLVVLGLVQAQTGDEEAGAEEEHVELFTTPATKMGAATSDFGYNLFRALASREASTNIFLAPISVSAVLTQLSMGGSERAQRQLFRALRYHTLQDPQLHNTLRDLLTSVEAAGKGFSGAARIYLARRLRLKQEFLALVEQQYAVRPKVLQGGAQDTKAMNDWVSQETGGKMQRFLAKALARTPGIHAASAAYFKGKWATAFRQAPTLDNFQQEGKAPVRVPMMEQDHYPVKMGIDPDLSCTIAQILMNDDVSMFVFLPDEVTANLTALEDALTAEFVQDLAMTLQATHVAIALPVLKFSFSTDLLPLMADLGLTDWLANTDLEKISPQPVKLVTVNHKVAMETATEGNQPPPATSTSGHLRYRVDRPFVFLIRDEASGALLFIGRVLDPKALTA; the protein is encoded by the exons atGAAGCTGACAAGCCCCCTGCTGGTTTTGGTCCTGGTGGTTCTGGGTCTGGTTCAG GCGCAGACCGGCGACGAGGAGGCGGGCGCAGAGGAAGAGCATGTGGAGCTCTTCACCACGCCCGCCACCAAGATGGGCGCCGCCACCTCGGACTTTGGCTACAACCTTTTCCGCGCGCTGGCGTCCCGCGAGGCGTCCACCAACATCTTCCTGGCCCCCATCAGCGTGTCCGCGGTTCTGACCCAACTGTCCATGG GGGGTTCCGAGCGAGCCCAGAGGCAGCTGTTCCGGGCCTTGAGGTACCACACCCTGCAGGACCCTCAGCTCCACAACACCCTCAGAGACCTGCTGACCTCCGTCGAGGCGGCCGGCAAAGGCTTCAGCGGCGCCGCTCGCATCTACCTGGCCCGAC GCCTGCGTCTCAAGCAGGAGTTCTTGGCGCTGGTGGAGCAGCAGTACGCCGTGCGGCCCAAAGTCCTGCAGGGCGGAGCACAGGACACCAAGGCCATGAACGACTGGGTCTCCCAGGAGACCGGCGGCAAGATGCAGCGCTTCTTGGCGAAGGCGCTCGCGCGGACACCCGGGATCCACGCGGCCAGCGCCGCCTACTTCAAAG GGAAGTGGGCGACGGCGTTCCGTCAGGCGCCAACCTTGGACAACTTCCAGCAGGAGGGCAAAGCGCCTGTTCGTGTTCCCATGATGGAACAGGACCACTACCCCGTCAAGATGGGCATAGACCCTGACCTGAGCTGCACG ATCGCTCAGATCCTGATGAACGACGACGTCAGCATGTTCGTCTTCCTGCCCGACGAGGTCACCGCCAACCTGACGGCGCTGGAGGACGCTCTGACCGCCGAGTTCGTGCAGGACTTGGCCATGACGCTGCAAGCCACCCACGTCGCCATCGCGCTGCCCGTCCTCAAGTTCAGCTTCTCCACCGACCTGCTGCCGCTGATGGCCGACTTGG GGCTCACTGATTGGCTGGCCAACACGGACCTGGAGAAGATATCGCCGCAGCCCGTCAAGCTGGTCACCGTCAACCACAAGGTCGCCATGGAGACGGCCACCGAGGGCAACCAGCCCCCGCCCGCCACCTCGACAAGCGGCCACCTGCGCTACCGCGTGGACCGCCCCTTCGTCTTCCTCATCCGTGACGAGGCGTCGGGGGCGCTGCTCTTCATCGGCAGGGTGCTCGACCCCAAAGCCTTGACCGCGTAA